DNA sequence from the Sphingomonas bisphenolicum genome:
CCCCGGCCGAGCAACGCGGCCTCGCCATCATCGCCAATATCAGCGGCCACAGCTATGGCCTGATGGTCGATGGCGTGTCGGATATCTGCCGCGTGCCGGAGGGGGAGCTCCCGTTGCGTGGTCAACTCGACCCTGCCTGGGCGCCGTATGCGCGCGCGCTGGTCGAACATGATGGCCATTCCTGGCTGCTGGTTTCGCTGGCTGCATTCATCGAGGGCGGCGCCTTGGCCCAGGCGGCATAAAGAATGGTGCGTCGTTTACCAAATACTTGGCTTTGCCGGTTAAGCCCGCTGCAACGGGACGCAAAAAACCTAAGGGACGCTTCATGAAGAATTGCCTGGTCGTCGACGATTCAAAGGTCATCCGCAAGGTTGCCCGCCACATTCTCGAATCGCTGGACCTGACGGTCAGCGAGGCGGTGGACGGACAGGACGCGCTGACCAAATGCGAGGCTTTCCCGCCCGATGTCGTGCTGCTCGACTGGAACATGCCGATCATGAGCGGCATGGAGTTCCTTCAGGCCCTGTCCAGCGCGAAGATGGCGGCACGGCCCAAGATCATCTTCTGCACCACCGAAAATGGCATCAGCCATATCAAGGCGGCGGTCGAGGCCGGTGCCGACGAATATGTCATGAAGCCATTCGACAGGGAGACATTGGAAAGCAAGCTGGCGATTGTCGGCGTGATCTAGCGGCGCCTTCCCGCTGATCCAGGAGTGCCCGATTTCCATCTGATCCTTCCGCGCAGAAAGTCCATGATGAACGCGATCATGCCGATACCATCCAGCCGCAGCAGTGAACGACGCACCGTTCGCACGCTGGTGGTCGATGATTCGGTCGTCGTGCGGACAGTCATCGAACGCATTCTTCATGGCGATCCGGGCTATAATGTGGTGCACAAAACCAACAGCGCCGAACATGCGCTGGGCTATCTGGCGGAAAATGTAGTCGATCTGGTGCTGCTCGACATTGAGCTGCCGGGCCAGAGCGGTCTGGCTGCCTTGCCGCAGATATTGCGCGCGAATCCGGCCGTGAAGGTCGCGATTCTGTCGGGGCGATGCGAGGAAGGCAGCGCCGCCGCGATCGAGGCGCTGGCGCTCGGGGCCAGCGATATCGTGTCCAAGCCAGGCAGTGGCAGCTTCGGCGAACAATTCCCCCAGGCGCTCATAGACCGGCTGAACCGGCTGTTTGGCGATCGACTTGCAGCACCGCCGCTGCCGCGTCTACCCACCCCGCCATCGGTTGATCCTGCCACCGCGCCGCTCGCCTGCATTGGCATCGGCGCATCGACCGGTGGCATTCATGCCTTGGGCCAGCTATTTCAGGGGCTCGCTGCGCCGTTGGGCGTGCCGCTGCTGCTGACCCAGCATCTCCCCGCCAGCTTCACTGTTTATTTCGCGCAGCAACTGTCACGGATGACCAGCCTGCGTGTGAAGGTGGCGGAAACCGGCGATCTGCTGACACCCGATATCGTCTATGTCGCACCCGGTGACGCCAATATCCAATTGCGGCGCGGCTTGCATGGCCGTGTCACGATCCTCCTCAATCCCGAACGCACGCCGGCTGGCAATCTGCCCGGCGTCGATCCGATGTTTGCCAGCATGGCGGAAGTCTATGGAGCGGGGGCCGCGGGCATCGTGCTCACCGGCATGGGGCGCGACGGAACATTAGGCGCGCGCGAGATCGTCGCGGCCGGCGGCTGGATCGTCGCCCAGGACGAAGCGAGCAGCGTGGTGTGGGGGATGCCGGGTTCGGTCGCCGGGGCCGGGCTGACCTGCGCGGTCATGGAGCCCTTGGCGATCATGAATTTCGTGGCCCGCCGTGGAAAGATTGCCGCCTGATGCCGCTGCCCCCAACCGGAGCCGCGATTTTCCAGGGCGCTGAGCGCATCCTGTCGGGATTGCTCGAGGCAAGAACCGGGCAAGTGCTGTCCGAAGGTCGCGCCTGGCGGATGGAAACCGCGCTGCGCCCCGTCCTGCGCGCCCATGGGTTGCAGGATATCGATGATCTGGCCGCTCGGCTGTTGCGCAGGCGCGATCCGCGGCTGGACGAGGATGTCGTCAATGCGCTGCTGAACAATGAAAGCAGCTTTTTCCGCGATCTTCAGATTTTCGACATGATCCATCGCCAGATTCTGCCGCATATTCAGGACGCTCGGCAGGACCGCACGCTGCGTATCTGGAGTGCGGGCTGTTCGACCGGGCAGGAAGCCTATTCGCTCGCGATCCGCTTGCGCAACGATGCTGCGCGCTGGCTGGGGTGGCGGATCGAGATATTGGCGACGGACATTTCCACCGCCGCGATCGAGCAGGCGAAAGCCGGCACCTTTTCGCAGATGGACGTGCAGCGTGGTTTGGCCGTGGGCGACCTGATCAAATGGTTCGAGCCGCATGGGGAAGAGTGGCGGGCCAGCCCGGAACTGCGCCGGATGATCGATTTCCGGCATGATAATCTGTTCGATCCGCATGCTCCGACCGGGGAATATGATCTGATTCTCTGTCGCAACGTGTTGCTCTACTTCACGCCCGAACGACGCGGGGAAGTGCTGCGACTGCTCGCCCGGCATAGCCATGCAGGATCGGTCCTGTTGCTGGGCGCAGGGGAAACGGTGATCGGCCAAGGCGATGATTTCCTGCCGCACCCGGATTTCCGTGGGGGCTATGCGCCCAAGGCCCTGCTGCCCCATTGCGCCGGTGGACCGATGCGTCGCGCGGGCTGAACCGGCTTCATCCGCATTAACCCTGCTTGATTGCTGCGCCGGTCTCGGTCATTGTCCATTAGAGGCCGCCAGAGAGGCGCGCCGGAAGGGTGCGATGATCGAGCCGCTGCAAGTGACTGGCCTTCCCCGATGACCGACATGCCGATGATCGAAACGCCGTCGCCCAATTTTGACGATCGCAGCCTGCCGATCACGATGTTGGTGCTGCACTATACCGGTATGCCCGATGCGGCGAGCGCCATCAATTGGCTGGCCAACCCGGAATCGAAAGTGTCGGCCCATTATGTCGTGACCGAGGACGGCC
Encoded proteins:
- a CDS encoding chemotaxis protein CheW, giving the protein MDQLYLLATLANTRIAVETGEVEAVVRLTDISPVPGMGAHVAGLSALRSRVLTIIDVAALIHGRATPAEQRGLAIIANISGHSYGLMVDGVSDICRVPEGELPLRGQLDPAWAPYARALVEHDGHSWLLVSLAAFIEGGALAQAA
- a CDS encoding response regulator, producing the protein MKNCLVVDDSKVIRKVARHILESLDLTVSEAVDGQDALTKCEAFPPDVVLLDWNMPIMSGMEFLQALSSAKMAARPKIIFCTTENGISHIKAAVEAGADEYVMKPFDRETLESKLAIVGVI
- a CDS encoding chemotaxis protein CheB codes for the protein MNAIMPIPSSRSSERRTVRTLVVDDSVVVRTVIERILHGDPGYNVVHKTNSAEHALGYLAENVVDLVLLDIELPGQSGLAALPQILRANPAVKVAILSGRCEEGSAAAIEALALGASDIVSKPGSGSFGEQFPQALIDRLNRLFGDRLAAPPLPRLPTPPSVDPATAPLACIGIGASTGGIHALGQLFQGLAAPLGVPLLLTQHLPASFTVYFAQQLSRMTSLRVKVAETGDLLTPDIVYVAPGDANIQLRRGLHGRVTILLNPERTPAGNLPGVDPMFASMAEVYGAGAAGIVLTGMGRDGTLGAREIVAAGGWIVAQDEASSVVWGMPGSVAGAGLTCAVMEPLAIMNFVARRGKIAA
- a CDS encoding CheR family methyltransferase; translation: MPLPPTGAAIFQGAERILSGLLEARTGQVLSEGRAWRMETALRPVLRAHGLQDIDDLAARLLRRRDPRLDEDVVNALLNNESSFFRDLQIFDMIHRQILPHIQDARQDRTLRIWSAGCSTGQEAYSLAIRLRNDAARWLGWRIEILATDISTAAIEQAKAGTFSQMDVQRGLAVGDLIKWFEPHGEEWRASPELRRMIDFRHDNLFDPHAPTGEYDLILCRNVLLYFTPERRGEVLRLLARHSHAGSVLLLGAGETVIGQGDDFLPHPDFRGGYAPKALLPHCAGGPMRRAG